The Yoonia sp. SS1-5 genome contains a region encoding:
- a CDS encoding CaiB/BaiF CoA-transferase family protein: MGGSDMGPLDGLRILDLSRILAGPTCTQLLGDLGAEVIKIENPNGGDDTRSWGPPFVTDADGAPTDLSSYFLCANRNKLSVAVDIATTAGQETIRAIAAQSDVVIENFKPGGLAKYGLDAKTLLGDDPALIYCSISGYGQTGPNAHKPGYDLMAQGYGGIMSLTGAPDGEPMKTGVGIADVMCGMYATVGILAALRHRDQTGEGQHIDLSLVDSQVAWLINEGTGYLTTGKPPIRRGNGHPNIAPYQVFGTYDGHVIIAVGNDGQFRRFCDFLDLGDLPDDDRFATNAARLNNRTALVAALTPALGARTTDAIIAGLEGCGVPVGPVQTLDQVFASDQVAAREMQISMGANDSSQPDVRLIGNPLKFSATPVTYRHAPPRLGQDTAEVLRRLAVKR, from the coding sequence ATGGGCGGATCTGATATGGGTCCGCTTGACGGTCTGCGCATTCTTGACCTCAGCCGTATTCTGGCCGGACCAACCTGCACCCAGCTTCTTGGTGATCTGGGCGCCGAAGTCATCAAGATCGAAAATCCCAATGGGGGCGATGATACGCGCAGCTGGGGGCCGCCATTTGTGACAGATGCGGACGGGGCGCCAACCGATCTGTCATCCTATTTTCTATGTGCGAACCGCAACAAACTGTCTGTGGCCGTTGATATCGCCACCACCGCGGGGCAAGAAACGATCCGGGCCATCGCGGCCCAATCGGATGTGGTGATCGAGAATTTCAAACCCGGCGGGCTTGCAAAATACGGGCTGGACGCAAAGACCCTGCTCGGGGATGACCCGGCGCTGATTTACTGCTCGATCTCGGGCTACGGACAAACCGGGCCGAACGCGCATAAACCGGGCTATGACCTGATGGCGCAGGGCTATGGCGGGATCATGTCATTGACCGGCGCCCCTGATGGGGAACCGATGAAAACCGGCGTTGGCATCGCGGATGTGATGTGCGGCATGTACGCGACCGTGGGGATCCTGGCCGCCTTGCGGCACCGTGATCAAACCGGTGAAGGGCAACATATCGACCTGTCGCTGGTTGATAGTCAGGTTGCGTGGCTCATCAATGAAGGCACCGGATATCTGACCACCGGCAAACCACCGATCCGGCGCGGCAACGGGCATCCGAACATCGCCCCCTATCAGGTCTTTGGCACATATGATGGGCATGTCATTATCGCGGTCGGCAATGATGGGCAGTTTCGCCGTTTCTGCGATTTTCTGGACCTTGGCGATCTGCCGGATGATGACCGGTTTGCAACCAATGCCGCACGCCTGAACAACCGCACAGCACTTGTCGCGGCACTGACCCCTGCACTTGGCGCGCGTACAACCGACGCGATCATTGCCGGGCTGGAAGGGTGCGGCGTGCCGGTCGGACCGGTGCAGACGCTTGATCAGGTTTTCGCCTCTGATCAGGTTGCAGCCCGCGAAATGCAGATCAGCATGGGGGCGAACGATTCCAGTCAGCCGGATGTCAGATTGATCGGCAATCCGCTTAAATTCTCGGCAACGCCGGTCACATATCGCCATGCACCGCCGCGTCTTGGGCAGGATACTGCCGAGGTTTTGCGCCGCCTGGCTGTAAAACGTTGA
- a CDS encoding rhodanese-like domain-containing protein: protein MRLSRRAILGGVGLGGAAAVVAMANPNLLYTLITEDVDGVQLSAPDAHAQALAGQITLIDIRRPDEWARTGSGQGAHRVDLRRDDFVTVLDGLTNGDRAAPIALICARGVRSARTANRLAEAGFTNIIDVPEGMLGSAAGPGWLARDLPLNRDP, encoded by the coding sequence ATGCGGCTGTCGCGGCGCGCCATATTGGGCGGGGTTGGTCTTGGCGGTGCTGCGGCTGTTGTCGCGATGGCCAACCCCAATCTTCTCTATACCCTGATCACCGAAGACGTGGATGGCGTGCAACTTTCAGCACCTGATGCGCATGCCCAGGCCCTGGCTGGCCAGATTACCCTGATCGACATTCGCAGGCCCGATGAATGGGCACGGACCGGCAGCGGGCAGGGCGCACACCGCGTTGATCTTCGTCGCGATGATTTCGTGACCGTGCTGGACGGGCTGACAAATGGGGATCGGGCCGCACCGATTGCATTGATCTGCGCGCGAGGCGTGCGTTCCGCCCGGACGGCAAATCGGCTGGCTGAGGCCGGATTTACAAATATCATTGATGTCCCCGAGGGGATGTTGGGCTCGGCCGCCGGGCCGGGCTGGCTCGCGCGGGATCTGCCGCTGAACAGGGATCCTTAG
- the mdoH gene encoding glucans biosynthesis glucosyltransferase MdoH yields MTPPAMMPPEVPLARPIQVLNKPHRDETAPGGMDLAATRWWRLFAFAPAIVITGLVVSMIADWFAMAGLYPLEIAIIGLITVTFFWIALSVSTTLVGVSSLFLGVSRRAAIDAPAVQNVALLVPVYNEVPADVFGNAAAMMKALSKQDSAHRFSLFILSDTRDDAVAAQEEQAFFNLKTRLPANALVHYRRRADNTDRKVGNLADWVERWGGGYDAMLVLDADSLMSGEAIVALTDALAVDPAAGLIQSFPTIFGARTVFARVQQFSNRIYGAPLAEGLSRWTDQEGNYWGHNAIIRTRAFASCAGLPRMRNGRGELILSHDFVEAGLLRRAGWAVRFLPRVQGSYEEVPATLIDYVLRDRRWCQGNLQHLSLLSSRGFHAMSRFHLISGAMGYLMSPAWFTLLIIWALVGNGEQDNVVSYFSGYNAQVNWPTMSTGNSLLILTFMYAMLLAPKVLGAAVIQKAGLRLRDLGGFRQFLTSVTLEVALSIAYAPVLMVQQTKAVTAKIIGVKEHWSPQNRQGGHYSLGVMIKFHAIETVLGIGALLGMSQGLVTLWLLPIALSLAFAVPLSALSGVDLSKRRWASRHMGTPEVINAPPIIRRAMAERRYAARALEAAGRIPAE; encoded by the coding sequence ATGACCCCTCCTGCCATGATGCCGCCAGAGGTCCCGCTGGCCCGGCCCATCCAGGTGCTGAACAAGCCGCACCGGGACGAAACCGCGCCCGGCGGGATGGATCTTGCCGCGACACGCTGGTGGCGCCTGTTCGCCTTTGCACCGGCGATTGTCATTACCGGACTGGTCGTCAGCATGATCGCGGACTGGTTTGCAATGGCCGGTCTCTACCCGCTTGAGATCGCGATCATCGGACTGATCACAGTGACATTCTTCTGGATCGCCCTGTCGGTCTCGACCACGCTTGTGGGGGTCAGCAGCCTGTTTCTGGGCGTGTCACGCAGGGCTGCCATCGACGCACCCGCCGTCCAGAATGTCGCCTTGCTGGTGCCTGTCTATAACGAAGTCCCCGCAGATGTTTTCGGCAATGCTGCCGCGATGATGAAGGCCCTGTCAAAACAGGATAGTGCGCATCGTTTCTCGCTGTTTATCCTGTCTGACACCCGTGATGATGCGGTTGCCGCACAAGAAGAACAGGCGTTCTTCAACCTCAAAACCCGCCTGCCTGCCAATGCGCTGGTCCACTACCGCCGCCGCGCCGACAACACCGACCGCAAGGTCGGCAATCTGGCCGATTGGGTTGAACGCTGGGGCGGCGGCTATGATGCAATGCTGGTGCTGGACGCCGACAGCCTGATGAGCGGCGAAGCGATTGTGGCTTTGACCGACGCGCTTGCCGTGGATCCGGCCGCGGGGCTTATCCAGTCTTTCCCGACCATCTTTGGCGCCCGGACAGTCTTTGCCCGGGTGCAGCAGTTTTCCAACCGGATTTACGGCGCACCGCTGGCCGAGGGGTTGAGCCGCTGGACCGACCAGGAGGGGAACTACTGGGGGCATAACGCGATTATCCGCACCCGCGCCTTTGCATCATGTGCCGGCCTGCCGCGCATGCGCAACGGCCGCGGCGAGCTGATACTGAGCCATGATTTCGTCGAGGCCGGGTTGCTGCGCCGTGCCGGCTGGGCCGTCCGTTTTCTGCCGCGCGTGCAGGGCAGCTATGAAGAAGTCCCCGCCACCCTGATTGACTATGTGTTGCGGGACCGGCGCTGGTGTCAGGGTAACCTGCAGCATCTGAGCCTTTTGTCGTCGCGCGGGTTCCACGCCATGTCACGCTTTCATCTGATCAGCGGGGCCATGGGCTACCTGATGTCCCCGGCCTGGTTCACATTGCTGATCATCTGGGCGCTTGTGGGCAATGGCGAGCAGGACAACGTGGTCAGCTACTTCAGCGGTTACAACGCGCAGGTCAACTGGCCGACCATGTCCACCGGAAACAGCCTTTTGATCCTGACATTCATGTATGCGATGCTGCTGGCGCCCAAAGTGCTGGGCGCCGCCGTGATCCAGAAAGCCGGGCTGCGCCTGCGTGATCTGGGCGGGTTCCGGCAGTTTCTGACATCCGTCACGCTAGAGGTCGCGCTGTCCATCGCCTATGCGCCGGTTCTGATGGTGCAACAGACCAAGGCCGTTACCGCCAAGATCATCGGCGTGAAAGAGCATTGGTCACCGCAGAACCGCCAGGGCGGTCACTATTCCCTCGGTGTCATGATCAAGTTCCACGCCATCGAAACCGTGCTGGGAATTGGCGCCCTGTTGGGCATGTCCCAAGGGCTGGTCACCTTGTGGCTGTTGCCTATCGCGCTTAGCCTTGCCTTTGCAGTTCCGCTTTCTGCGTTAAGTGGCGTTGATCTGTCCAAGCGCCGCTGGGCATCGCGCCACATGGGAACGCCCGAGGTGATCAACGCGCCCCCGATCATCCGCCGCGCCATGGCAGAGCGGCGCTATGCCGCCCGGGCGCTGGAAGCTGCAGGGCGCATCCCGGCCGAATAA
- a CDS encoding DUF302 domain-containing protein, with amino-acid sequence MRFLFLTILLAFGVAVAAQSVAPRDGWVVTPTAKPFDVLLDDLKSAVRADGFAVVTQAGPTGAARNRGIEIPENRVVGVFNNIYAVRILEASVPAMIEAPIRFYLTEEADGTATLSYKRPSFVFAPYTLDATPDLMIAAAELDTAFAAIADAATN; translated from the coding sequence ATGCGGTTTTTGTTTTTGACGATCCTGCTCGCCTTTGGCGTGGCGGTTGCGGCGCAATCGGTTGCGCCACGTGATGGCTGGGTTGTGACCCCAACCGCGAAACCGTTTGATGTTTTACTGGATGACCTGAAATCAGCCGTTCGCGCCGATGGCTTCGCCGTAGTCACCCAGGCTGGCCCAACAGGTGCTGCCCGGAACCGCGGTATTGAAATTCCTGAAAACAGGGTGGTGGGCGTGTTCAATAATATCTATGCCGTCCGTATTCTGGAGGCATCAGTGCCGGCCATGATCGAAGCCCCGATCCGGTTTTATCTGACCGAAGAAGCCGACGGCACCGCGACACTATCTTACAAGCGCCCAAGCTTTGTCTTTGCCCCCTACACACTGGACGCGACGCCCGACCTGATGATAGCAGCCGCAGAACTCGACACGGCCTTTGCGGCCATTGCCGATGCGGCGACAAACTGA
- a CDS encoding OpgC domain-containing protein codes for MTATTAPQTQTIRDPRLDFYRGMAMFIILMAHTPGNWWNQWIPARFGLSDAAEIFVFCSGMASAVAFGRTYQRRGWLLGTSRIAFRVWQIYWAHIATFLLTAMVLAAIDTYGGFEKSYIAGLNLGRFFNDTATQLVGLFTLTYVPNFFDILPMYMMILIMVPIVMALAKINLWLVAGFVGMSWFLAQGALLEWLGIGWLQISLPAEPWSERAWFFNPFAWQLVFFAGFALMSGWIPAPPINAVMIALVGAVLVGGFMVSSVAIRELGFDWVNGWRAENRGWISKTNGGILRYIHFLAVAYLGWAIAGPQGRNIVATGTSLLAGLWRGIVALITKVGQQSLAVFLTTVVLSRILGFIFDQTGNAPLPTALVNMFGFALIILTAYGAAWFKGQPWRGPAKA; via the coding sequence ATGACCGCCACAACTGCGCCCCAAACGCAAACAATCCGTGATCCGCGATTGGATTTCTATCGCGGGATGGCGATGTTCATTATTCTGATGGCCCATACGCCCGGCAACTGGTGGAACCAGTGGATACCGGCCCGTTTCGGCCTGTCGGACGCAGCCGAGATATTTGTGTTCTGTTCAGGCATGGCCTCGGCGGTGGCATTCGGGCGAACCTATCAGCGCCGGGGCTGGTTGCTGGGCACCTCGCGTATCGCGTTCCGGGTCTGGCAGATCTACTGGGCACATATCGCGACATTCCTGCTGACAGCCATGGTTCTGGCTGCAATCGACACATATGGCGGCTTTGAAAAATCCTACATTGCCGGGCTGAACCTCGGCCGGTTTTTCAATGATACCGCCACGCAGCTTGTCGGCCTTTTTACGCTGACTTATGTGCCGAATTTCTTCGACATTCTGCCGATGTACATGATGATCCTGATCATGGTTCCCATCGTCATGGCTTTGGCCAAGATCAACTTGTGGTTGGTCGCGGGATTTGTCGGCATGTCATGGTTTCTGGCGCAGGGCGCCTTGCTTGAATGGCTTGGTATCGGGTGGCTGCAAATCAGCCTTCCGGCAGAGCCGTGGTCGGAACGCGCATGGTTCTTCAATCCCTTTGCATGGCAATTGGTCTTTTTCGCCGGCTTTGCACTGATGAGCGGCTGGATCCCGGCGCCGCCGATCAACGCGGTCATGATCGCACTGGTTGGTGCGGTGCTTGTTGGCGGATTCATGGTATCCAGCGTTGCAATCCGCGAGCTGGGCTTTGACTGGGTCAATGGCTGGCGGGCCGAAAACCGCGGATGGATATCAAAAACCAATGGCGGCATTCTGCGCTACATCCACTTCCTGGCCGTCGCCTACCTTGGCTGGGCAATTGCGGGGCCGCAGGGGCGCAATATCGTCGCCACCGGCACATCACTGCTTGCTGGTCTCTGGCGCGGGATCGTGGCACTGATCACCAAAGTTGGGCAGCAATCCCTTGCGGTCTTCCTGACAACTGTGGTCCTGTCCCGCATTCTGGGATTCATTTTTGATCAAACCGGGAACGCCCCGCTGCCAACTGCGTTGGTCAACATGTTCGGGTTCGCCCTGATCATCCTGACGGCTTATGGCGCGGCCTGGTTCAAGGGCCAACCCTGGAGAGGACCTGCAAAAGCATGA
- a CDS encoding PHB depolymerase family esterase yields MLRLALGFTLGFIGTAVHAGCADASDACEIPEGTYHIALPDNAEASPPALIWLHGAGGSGAGALRNTGMTNQLLSRGYAFIGADGLDRPGRFGTGWYFHPDRPQNRDEVAFLNAVADDAAERFGLDRARMILAGFSVGGSMTSYLACADPDAFAAYAPVGGSFWKPEPTDCAGPVRLLHTHGWRDQTVPLEGRPLGGGRIYQGDVWQAMQVWRAENDCAQLRPDSFVMTDNYWRRIWEDCAPGTALEFALHPGAHGIPRGWAAMTLDWFEALPR; encoded by the coding sequence ATGTTGCGACTGGCGCTGGGTTTTACCCTTGGGTTCATCGGGACTGCGGTCCATGCGGGATGCGCTGACGCGTCAGATGCCTGCGAAATTCCCGAAGGGACCTATCACATCGCCTTGCCCGACAATGCTGAAGCCTCGCCACCTGCGCTGATCTGGTTGCATGGTGCTGGCGGCAGCGGGGCGGGGGCGCTGCGCAACACCGGCATGACCAATCAACTGCTGTCCCGCGGATACGCGTTTATCGGGGCTGACGGGTTGGACCGGCCGGGCCGATTTGGGACGGGCTGGTATTTTCACCCCGACCGCCCGCAAAACCGCGACGAGGTCGCGTTTTTGAATGCCGTCGCCGATGATGCCGCCGAACGGTTCGGGCTGGATCGGGCGCGGATGATCCTTGCCGGTTTTTCGGTGGGTGGGTCCATGACAAGCTATCTGGCCTGCGCCGACCCTGACGCCTTTGCCGCCTATGCGCCCGTCGGTGGCAGTTTCTGGAAGCCGGAACCTACCGATTGTGCGGGGCCCGTGCGCCTGCTGCACACCCATGGCTGGCGCGACCAGACCGTCCCTTTGGAGGGGCGGCCATTGGGTGGTGGGCGCATTTATCAGGGTGACGTCTGGCAGGCCATGCAGGTCTGGCGGGCCGAGAATGACTGCGCCCAACTACGCCCGGACAGCTTTGTGATGACCGATAATTACTGGCGCCGCATCTGGGAGGATTGCGCCCCCGGCACTGCATTGGAATTTGCACTGCATCCGGGTGCGCATGGCATTCCGCGCGGCTGGGCGGCGATGACGCTGGATTGGTTCGAAGCTCTACCGCGCTGA
- a CDS encoding glucan biosynthesis protein G has protein sequence MIDRRTFMALLAAASAPGIARAQAAQPFSRDWLIGLAQEKAQSEYVARPMVPEAWRKLSYDEFQHIWFNANNAIWNDTDKPLKVDLFNAGLYVERATTIHLVEDGQATTLPFDMSLFDTTDDFPDLPVDETMGYSGLRLRAELNTKDIFEEFAVFQGASYFRAIGNGQTYGLSARGLALRTGDPAGEEFPDFTDFWIEAPAPDADSFVVHALLDSPSVTGAYQFTISHGDTTRMIVAATLFPRVDLMHLGLGTLTSMFLFDETNRNRFDDFRPAVHDSEGLMIVNGNGERIWRPLANPKTVQISAFVDDGPQGFGLMQRDRDPENFADLEAHYEARPSLWITPDGNWGDGWVELVEIPADKEIYDNIVAYWRPRAPMVTGERYDIGYRMDWGNTPDGLSDVAHVTNTRIGKGFDQIKTVFAIDFAPHPALGEGPYDDLTVILRGSNGEVSPAVLQYNPGTGGLRMNFSILPGDAQLIELRAQLLRDRVPLTEVWLYRWTA, from the coding sequence ATGATCGACCGTCGTACTTTCATGGCACTTCTCGCCGCAGCCAGCGCGCCCGGCATCGCACGGGCGCAGGCCGCCCAGCCCTTTAGCCGCGATTGGCTGATCGGACTTGCGCAGGAAAAGGCGCAAAGCGAATATGTGGCGCGCCCCATGGTCCCAGAGGCATGGCGCAAACTGTCATATGACGAGTTCCAGCATATCTGGTTCAATGCCAATAACGCGATCTGGAACGATACTGACAAACCTCTCAAGGTCGATCTGTTTAATGCAGGCCTCTATGTGGAACGGGCAACGACGATCCATCTTGTCGAGGATGGGCAGGCCACGACGCTGCCCTTTGATATGTCGCTGTTCGACACCACAGACGACTTTCCCGATCTGCCGGTTGACGAGACCATGGGCTATTCTGGGCTGCGTCTGCGGGCCGAGCTGAATACCAAGGATATCTTCGAAGAATTCGCCGTCTTTCAAGGCGCCAGCTATTTCCGCGCCATCGGCAACGGCCAGACCTACGGGTTGTCAGCCCGTGGACTGGCGCTGCGCACCGGCGATCCGGCGGGCGAAGAATTCCCCGATTTCACTGATTTCTGGATCGAGGCGCCTGCCCCGGATGCCGACAGCTTTGTGGTTCACGCATTGCTGGACAGCCCATCGGTCACCGGGGCCTATCAGTTCACGATCTCGCATGGCGACACCACGAGGATGATCGTGGCTGCAACCCTGTTCCCGCGCGTGGACCTGATGCATCTGGGTCTTGGCACGCTGACATCTATGTTCCTCTTTGATGAAACAAACAGGAACCGGTTTGATGATTTCCGGCCCGCCGTGCATGACAGCGAAGGCCTGATGATCGTCAATGGCAATGGCGAACGTATCTGGCGCCCGCTGGCGAACCCCAAGACCGTGCAAATCAGCGCATTTGTCGATGACGGCCCGCAAGGGTTTGGCCTGATGCAGCGTGATCGCGACCCCGAAAACTTCGCCGATCTTGAGGCGCATTACGAGGCGCGCCCCTCGCTATGGATCACGCCCGATGGAAACTGGGGTGACGGCTGGGTCGAGCTGGTCGAAATCCCGGCGGACAAAGAAATCTACGACAATATCGTTGCGTATTGGCGACCACGCGCACCGATGGTCACTGGCGAGCGCTATGATATCGGCTACCGCATGGATTGGGGGAATACCCCTGACGGGCTATCCGACGTCGCCCATGTGACCAATACCCGCATCGGCAAGGGTTTTGATCAGATCAAGACCGTGTTTGCGATTGATTTCGCCCCGCATCCGGCCCTGGGTGAAGGCCCCTATGATGACCTGACGGTGATCCTGCGCGGCTCAAATGGCGAGGTCTCGCCCGCGGTGCTGCAATACAATCCCGGCACAGGCGGTTTACGCATGAATTTCAGCATCTTGCCGGGCGATGCGCAACTGATCGAACTGCGCGCGCAACTGTTGCGTGACCGTGTCCCCCTTACCGAAGTCTGGTTGTATAGATGGACGGCATGA
- a CDS encoding tetratricopeptide repeat protein: MMQDLFGQDTTLATPQALESWNNTQRAFLAHGASTPTHLGATLEAEPDFALGHIAKAMFYILLGRKELLATATEAYEAAEATNRAQPISKREMYFLQALRDWMKGQPKAALRHFEAALADNPTDTLAMKLDHAVRFVLGDAVGMRRMIEAVLPAYDNKHPGYGYLLGCHAFAMEETGEYKRAQIAGREALLLAPDDAWGLHAVAHVHDMTADAAGGIKWLTGREEAWAHCNNFRYHVWWHKALMHLDMGEREVVLDLYDQQIRQDKTDDYRDISNATSLLSRLELDGVDVGDRWEELADLSANRTEDGCLIFADLHYLLALVGGQREDAIATMMGRLHRDAKEGKSDMQKAMANPGLAAAAGLEAFGESNFEGAFINLARANADMHLAGGSHAQRDVFERLTIDSGIRAGFLDQAEAILAKRTAQRSGRIDGYAAARQKLIADGRRATERAANWAAS; the protein is encoded by the coding sequence ATGATGCAAGATTTATTCGGGCAGGACACCACACTCGCCACCCCTCAGGCGCTGGAGAGCTGGAACAATACCCAACGCGCGTTTCTTGCGCATGGGGCAAGCACACCGACACATCTTGGTGCAACGTTGGAGGCCGAGCCTGATTTTGCCCTTGGGCATATCGCCAAGGCGATGTTCTACATCCTTTTGGGGCGCAAGGAACTTCTGGCAACAGCGACCGAGGCCTACGAGGCCGCAGAAGCGACCAACCGCGCCCAACCCATCAGCAAGCGCGAGATGTATTTTCTGCAAGCCCTGCGCGACTGGATGAAAGGGCAACCCAAGGCTGCATTGCGCCATTTCGAGGCTGCGCTGGCCGACAACCCAACCGATACGCTTGCGATGAAGCTGGATCATGCTGTCCGCTTTGTTCTGGGCGATGCGGTCGGGATGCGCCGGATGATCGAGGCGGTCCTGCCCGCCTATGACAACAAGCATCCGGGCTATGGATACCTGCTGGGCTGCCACGCCTTCGCGATGGAAGAAACCGGTGAATACAAGCGTGCCCAGATCGCTGGCCGCGAGGCATTGCTGCTGGCGCCTGATGACGCTTGGGGCCTGCACGCTGTTGCCCACGTACATGACATGACCGCAGATGCGGCAGGCGGGATAAAGTGGCTGACCGGCCGCGAGGAAGCCTGGGCGCATTGCAACAATTTCCGCTACCACGTGTGGTGGCACAAGGCGTTGATGCATCTGGACATGGGTGAGCGTGAAGTTGTGCTTGATCTTTATGATCAGCAGATCCGTCAGGACAAGACGGATGATTACCGCGATATCTCGAACGCGACCTCGCTGCTCAGCCGGTTGGAGCTGGACGGCGTTGATGTGGGTGACCGCTGGGAAGAACTGGCCGACCTGTCCGCAAACCGCACCGAAGACGGATGCCTGATTTTTGCGGACCTGCACTATCTGCTGGCCCTTGTCGGCGGCCAGCGCGAGGATGCGATCGCAACGATGATGGGACGCCTGCATCGCGATGCCAAGGAAGGCAAATCGGATATGCAAAAGGCGATGGCGAACCCCGGCCTCGCTGCCGCCGCCGGTCTGGAAGCGTTTGGCGAGTCCAATTTCGAGGGGGCCTTTATCAACCTGGCCCGCGCAAATGCCGATATGCATCTGGCAGGCGGCAGCCACGCGCAACGTGATGTGTTCGAGCGGCTGACAATTGACAGCGGCATCCGCGCCGGTTTCCTCGATCAGGCAGAGGCAATTCTTGCCAAGCGGACAGCACAGCGCAGCGGACGTATTGACGGCTACGCTGCAGCGCGGCAAAAGCTGATTGCAGATGGGCGACGCGCAACAGAGCGTGCGGCCAACTGGGCGGCATCCTAA
- a CDS encoding thiamine pyrophosphate-binding protein — translation MQKTLRAADILAQRLYQAGCRFAFGMPGGEVLTLIDALEKAGIRFVLTKHENAAGFMAEGVHHIDGAPAILVATVGPGAMNGVNVIANAEQDRVPLIVLTGCVDAAEAQTYTHQVLDHRKVFEPITKATFTLDAAAAGVIADKAVGIATEGRSGPVHIDVPIAVAEAPAVPLQRGRVHASPVAPSGPDLETARDWLGKAERPVIVAGLDVLKDGASAALSEFAQTFNIPVITTYKAKGIIPEDHPLALGGAGLSPLADKHLVPFLAAADLILLIGYDPIEMRTGWQNPWDPAKTNVIDIHAAPNHHYMHQTSLSFIADTGAALQSLSDSVAPRPTWVDGEVAALKSALNAAFPSDEPWGPGAVIAECRDIMPANAIATVDSGAHRILLSQMWQCPAPRLLLQSSGLCTMGCAVPLAMGAKIAAPDRPVVSFSGDAGLLMVAGELATAAELGQNTIFVVFVDASLALIELKQRQRQMQNTAVDFDQHDYAAIATAFGGTGVTVRDRVGLRKAMQDGLASDRFTLIAAEIDRKSYDGRI, via the coding sequence ATGCAAAAGACCCTTCGTGCGGCCGACATTCTGGCCCAACGCCTGTATCAGGCTGGCTGCCGCTTTGCCTTTGGCATGCCCGGCGGTGAAGTGCTGACCTTGATTGATGCGCTTGAAAAGGCCGGCATCCGCTTTGTGCTGACCAAACACGAGAATGCAGCCGGTTTCATGGCCGAAGGTGTGCATCACATCGACGGCGCGCCCGCCATTCTGGTCGCAACGGTCGGGCCGGGGGCGATGAACGGCGTCAATGTCATTGCCAATGCCGAACAGGACCGCGTGCCGCTGATCGTGCTGACCGGCTGTGTCGATGCCGCAGAGGCACAGACATACACCCATCAGGTGCTGGACCACCGCAAGGTTTTCGAACCCATCACCAAGGCCACATTTACCCTTGATGCTGCGGCAGCCGGCGTCATCGCCGATAAGGCCGTTGGCATTGCAACTGAAGGCCGGTCCGGACCGGTTCATATTGATGTGCCGATTGCCGTGGCCGAGGCACCAGCTGTCCCGCTGCAAAGGGGCCGTGTTCACGCCAGTCCCGTCGCCCCGTCCGGGCCCGACCTTGAAACCGCCCGCGACTGGTTGGGCAAGGCTGAACGGCCGGTGATTGTCGCTGGCCTTGATGTGCTCAAAGACGGGGCGAGTGCCGCCCTGTCCGAGTTTGCCCAGACATTCAACATCCCCGTCATCACGACATACAAAGCCAAGGGGATTATCCCCGAGGATCATCCGCTTGCCCTTGGTGGCGCAGGGCTGTCACCGCTTGCAGACAAGCACCTGGTGCCGTTTCTTGCGGCAGCCGACCTGATCCTGCTTATCGGATACGACCCGATCGAGATGCGAACCGGCTGGCAGAACCCATGGGATCCCGCAAAAACCAATGTCATCGACATTCATGCCGCCCCGAACCACCACTACATGCATCAAACCAGCCTGAGTTTCATTGCCGATACCGGCGCCGCGTTGCAAAGCCTGTCGGACAGCGTGGCACCACGCCCGACTTGGGTCGATGGTGAGGTGGCTGCCCTGAAATCGGCGCTGAACGCGGCGTTCCCATCGGATGAACCATGGGGACCCGGCGCAGTCATTGCGGAATGTCGGGACATCATGCCTGCTAATGCAATCGCCACGGTTGATAGCGGGGCGCATCGTATCCTTCTGTCGCAGATGTGGCAGTGTCCGGCGCCGCGCCTTTTGCTGCAATCATCGGGGCTTTGCACGATGGGTTGTGCTGTGCCGCTGGCGATGGGGGCCAAGATTGCCGCACCTGACAGGCCGGTGGTCAGCTTTTCGGGCGATGCGGGGCTGCTGATGGTTGCGGGTGAATTAGCAACGGCGGCAGAGCTGGGCCAGAACACGATCTTTGTGGTTTTCGTCGACGCCTCGCTTGCGCTGATCGAACTCAAGCAGCGCCAGCGTCAGATGCAAAACACCGCCGTGGACTTTGATCAGCACGACTATGCCGCGATTGCCACTGCGTTTGGCGGAACGGGCGTCACCGTCCGTGATCGGGTCGGGCTGCGCAAGGCCATGCAGGACGGGCTAGCATCTGACCGCTTCACGCTGATTGCGGCAGAGATTGACCGTAAATCCTATGATGGGCGGATCTGA